In Chitinophaga nivalis, a single genomic region encodes these proteins:
- a CDS encoding glycosyltransferase family 4 protein, with product MKIGIEAQRLFRPKKHGVEIVALELIKHLQQIDKQNEYYIFVKEDTDDTCITATENFHIIKLPARPYPIWEQVSLPRAIRQYRPDVLHCTANTAPLFPGVRTVITLHDVIFMESVNFKGTTYQNFGNLYRRAIVPRVARKHQLITVSGYEANNIIKTLGTPPEQVTVVHNGVSGMFRQITDPVALAASRERYKLPASFILFFANPAPKKNTPNTLAAFAWYCRQYPATTIKLVITDSSNTYIRQQIKELQLEDILPRLQILDYIAYKDLPAVYSLASLYLYPSLRESFGLPLLEAQACGTPVVTSNTSCMPEIAGDAAIFADPYDAASIGEAIAQALHVPAATAGLQERGFANARKYSWEAAAQKMRRIYEAG from the coding sequence ATGAAAATTGGTATTGAGGCGCAACGATTGTTCAGACCCAAAAAACATGGAGTAGAAATTGTCGCACTGGAGCTGATTAAACACCTGCAGCAAATAGATAAGCAAAACGAATACTACATCTTTGTAAAAGAAGATACCGATGATACCTGTATCACCGCTACAGAGAATTTTCATATCATCAAACTTCCTGCACGGCCTTATCCCATCTGGGAACAGGTATCGCTGCCGCGTGCTATCCGGCAGTACCGGCCGGATGTATTGCATTGCACCGCCAATACGGCGCCCTTATTTCCCGGCGTGCGTACGGTGATTACCCTGCATGATGTGATTTTCATGGAGTCCGTGAATTTTAAGGGAACGACTTATCAGAATTTCGGTAACCTGTACAGAAGAGCTATTGTGCCACGGGTAGCCCGGAAGCATCAACTGATTACTGTGTCGGGATATGAAGCCAATAACATCATAAAAACGCTGGGAACGCCACCAGAACAGGTAACCGTGGTACACAACGGCGTGAGTGGTATGTTCCGGCAAATCACCGACCCGGTGGCGCTGGCCGCCTCCCGGGAGCGTTATAAGTTACCAGCGTCCTTTATCCTGTTTTTCGCCAACCCGGCGCCGAAGAAAAATACGCCTAATACGCTGGCAGCCTTTGCCTGGTATTGCCGCCAGTATCCTGCTACTACTATCAAACTGGTGATTACGGATTCCAGTAATACGTATATCCGGCAGCAGATCAAAGAGCTGCAGCTGGAAGATATCCTGCCCCGGTTGCAGATCTTGGATTATATCGCCTATAAGGACCTGCCGGCGGTGTATTCGCTGGCCAGCCTGTACCTGTATCCTTCCTTGCGGGAAAGCTTCGGTTTGCCGTTACTGGAGGCGCAAGCCTGTGGTACGCCGGTAGTGACTTCCAATACTTCCTGTATGCCGGAAATTGCCGGGGATGCGGCCATTTTTGCGGACCCGTATGATGCAGCAAGTATCGGAGAAGCGATTGCGCAGGCATTGCATGTACCTGCTGCTACCGCCGGACTGCAGGAGCGGGGTTTTGCCAATGCACGTAAATACAGCTGGGAAGCTGCGGCGCAGAAGATGCGCCGGATTTATGAAGCCGGTTAG
- a CDS encoding prolyl oligopeptidase family serine peptidase, giving the protein MGQRNLQKTTVKISPYHTSGAFLQLPDDYSSTNKKYPLILFLHGKSKSGSDLDKLTLEGIPFWLDKGLQLSAVNPVDKQLYKFITIAPQALNWGLSPAAVNQVLNDVIARYRVDVSRIYITGYSAGGWATMMAITDNQQLTSRFAAAVPMSPANIEDSNLVHFKMIAKANLHCWYFAGSAEPHYLENVQRYIDSTNKYKTGLTRLTDQQQRHCCWKQFYDPHFKEKGMNIYEWMLQYKQGQVPVTPARSQAATK; this is encoded by the coding sequence ATGGGCCAACGGAACCTGCAAAAAACAACGGTAAAGATTTCTCCTTATCATACCAGTGGAGCTTTTCTGCAATTACCGGATGATTATAGCAGTACGAATAAAAAATACCCGCTGATTTTATTTCTGCATGGAAAAAGTAAATCCGGCAGTGACCTCGACAAACTCACCCTGGAAGGTATTCCTTTCTGGCTGGATAAAGGGCTCCAGCTATCGGCTGTAAACCCGGTGGATAAACAATTGTATAAGTTTATTACCATCGCTCCCCAGGCGCTTAACTGGGGACTGTCTCCGGCTGCGGTTAACCAGGTACTGAATGATGTGATAGCCCGTTACCGGGTAGACGTTTCCCGTATTTATATCACGGGCTACAGCGCCGGCGGATGGGCTACTATGATGGCGATTACCGATAACCAGCAGCTGACGTCCCGTTTTGCTGCAGCGGTACCAATGTCGCCCGCCAACATTGAAGACAGTAACCTGGTACATTTCAAAATGATAGCCAAAGCCAACCTGCATTGCTGGTATTTTGCCGGATCAGCGGAACCACATTACCTCGAAAATGTGCAACGCTATATCGACAGTACCAACAAATATAAAACAGGGCTTACCCGGTTAACGGATCAGCAACAGCGGCATTGCTGCTGGAAGCAGTTTTATGATCCGCACTTTAAAGAAAAAGGAATGAATATTTACGAGTGGATGCTCCAGTACAAACAGGGGCAGGTACCGGTAACGCCTGCACGTAGTCAGGCTGCAACCAAATAA
- a CDS encoding TolC family protein yields the protein MKSTSIVSCVLLFSALSTAVNAQVKVAGKTTPQAASAAVPANTQNNIQEKLVELAMNNPRLKAARLERDKTVYELNKANANWLNYVTVGANLNEVSLRMYKGENNNTQNLYYPLWNVGISVPLGSLISKPNDVKIARKNVELATQQQELLSRNVRAVVLSKYQNYLLKKELLTLQNEITEDDYAAFSQAEQKFSTGGITYDEYSISSKRYNAELVKKITLETDLSQAKLDLEEIIGIKLEEALLAASAERR from the coding sequence ATGAAAAGTACCTCAATTGTAAGTTGTGTGCTGCTGTTTTCAGCATTATCCACCGCAGTGAATGCACAAGTTAAAGTAGCAGGAAAAACAACACCACAGGCAGCGTCTGCAGCTGTACCGGCCAATACACAAAACAATATTCAGGAAAAACTGGTAGAGCTGGCGATGAACAATCCGCGCTTAAAAGCGGCACGGCTGGAAAGAGATAAAACCGTATACGAGTTAAATAAAGCCAATGCCAACTGGCTGAACTATGTGACCGTGGGCGCCAACCTGAATGAAGTTTCCCTGAGAATGTACAAAGGAGAAAACAACAATACCCAGAACCTCTACTATCCTTTATGGAACGTAGGTATCAGTGTACCTTTGGGCTCTCTTATCTCCAAACCCAATGATGTAAAGATTGCCCGTAAAAACGTAGAACTGGCTACCCAGCAACAGGAACTGCTGAGCAGAAATGTACGGGCGGTGGTATTATCAAAATATCAGAATTATCTGCTGAAAAAGGAATTACTCACTTTACAGAATGAGATTACGGAAGATGATTATGCTGCTTTCTCCCAGGCGGAACAAAAATTCTCCACCGGCGGTATTACCTATGATGAATACAGCATCAGCTCTAAAAGGTACAATGCGGAACTGGTAAAGAAAATTACCCTGGAAACAGATTTATCCCAGGCCAAACTGGATCTCGAAGAAATTATAGGAATTAAACTGGAAGAAGCACTACTGGCGGCTTCTGCGGAAAGAAGATAA
- a CDS encoding O-antigen ligase family protein yields the protein MSTYYPDKKGNYFKQLSAALEKQVLQLHLNTPFGYLLMGLMALAMAFIIAKINFLLGIIIAGGLIGGTAVVVSLLHTELGFYMSMILSVFVFFLNRLVDDMLPVGTAVDLLVGTTFLGIYLRKTVQKEKYWRYSRNPITWIYLIYLAYLMIQLFNPDMQSFAGWGQVFRKAVSLLLIYFIALHIFTRVAVIKRFFKVWLVMAVICGAYACFQQWHGLLGFEEHWVMMDPIRYGLYFQGGTIRKFSFLSDPTAFGILMASSMVFALLLAIGQPDTGKRNWLLVASGVMALGMAFSGTRTAYAVIPAGIVIFVLMTITSKKTMAFTVMFLMFFMVLIFGPFHSIGTVNRIRTAFEFSEDESLNVRDKNRQYIQPYIWAHPIGGGVNTSGASGKQYNPEHPLAGFPPDSGYLKAAIETGWIGLALTCLMYFIVLQRGIRGFYQCRSKEFRNIYAASVAAIFIYVVAHYAQVAIGQIPGAFFFYGLYAVIIKLKTFEQPENV from the coding sequence GTGAGTACTTATTACCCGGATAAAAAAGGCAATTATTTCAAACAGCTGTCGGCCGCACTGGAGAAACAGGTATTACAATTACACCTGAATACCCCCTTCGGCTACCTGCTGATGGGACTGATGGCATTAGCCATGGCCTTTATTATTGCCAAAATTAATTTCCTACTGGGTATTATCATCGCAGGCGGACTGATTGGCGGCACTGCCGTTGTAGTGAGTCTGTTGCATACAGAACTCGGGTTTTATATGTCGATGATACTTTCTGTATTTGTATTTTTTCTCAACCGCCTCGTAGATGATATGCTGCCGGTAGGTACTGCCGTAGACCTGTTGGTAGGCACTACTTTCCTCGGTATTTATCTGCGTAAAACCGTGCAGAAAGAAAAATACTGGCGCTATTCCCGGAACCCCATTACCTGGATCTACCTGATTTATCTGGCTTACCTGATGATACAACTGTTTAATCCGGATATGCAGTCTTTCGCGGGCTGGGGACAGGTATTCAGAAAAGCCGTAAGCTTGCTGCTGATTTATTTTATTGCCCTGCATATATTCACCCGTGTAGCCGTTATCAAACGTTTCTTCAAAGTGTGGCTGGTGATGGCGGTGATTTGCGGCGCCTATGCCTGCTTTCAGCAATGGCATGGCCTGCTGGGATTTGAAGAACACTGGGTGATGATGGACCCGATTCGTTATGGCCTTTATTTTCAGGGAGGTACCATCCGCAAATTTTCGTTCCTCTCCGACCCTACCGCCTTTGGTATATTGATGGCCAGCTCCATGGTATTTGCCCTTTTACTGGCCATCGGGCAACCCGATACCGGTAAACGCAACTGGTTGCTGGTAGCCAGCGGTGTGATGGCATTGGGGATGGCATTTTCAGGTACACGTACCGCCTATGCCGTGATACCGGCCGGTATTGTCATCTTTGTGCTGATGACCATCACCAGTAAAAAAACGATGGCATTCACGGTAATGTTCCTCATGTTTTTTATGGTACTTATTTTCGGACCGTTTCATAGCATCGGTACGGTCAACCGCATCCGCACAGCATTTGAATTTTCTGAAGATGAATCCCTGAATGTGCGGGATAAAAACCGGCAGTACATACAACCTTATATCTGGGCACATCCGATCGGAGGTGGCGTAAATACCAGTGGCGCCTCCGGCAAACAATACAATCCCGAACACCCGCTGGCAGGCTTTCCGCCAGACAGCGGCTATCTGAAAGCAGCTATCGAAACCGGCTGGATAGGGCTGGCACTTACCTGTCTGATGTACTTTATTGTATTGCAGCGCGGCATACGTGGATTTTATCAATGTCGCAGCAAAGAGTTTCGGAATATCTATGCCGCCAGCGTGGCCGCCATTTTCATCTATGTCGTTGCGCACTATGCCCAGGTTGCCATCGGGCAGATTCCCGGTGCATTTTTCTTCTATGGTCTATATGCCGTTATCATAAAACTTAAAACTTTTGAACAACCAGAAAATGTATAA
- a CDS encoding glycosyltransferase, translated as MEDKMISGKDIVIVGLQSWDITIGSNCKNIATELARHNRVLYVNRAPDRISLIRSRKDPKVRHAVDSLRKKTADLQQISDTMWTLAPRTLLESVTWIPFTGLFDYCNRVNNQRIATEINKATQQLGFSDIILFTDNDFFRAFYLPEMLQNISGSIYYIRDNLTSQPYFKKHGGRLERALMKKSTMVAANSAYLANYARQYNPASFDIGQGCDFDYLPAVSPSRTPDSIAHYPPPVIGYVGALTATRLSIPILEQIATQRPAWNIVLVGPEDDAFKNSSLHQLPNVHFIGSKAPAVLPAYIATFDVCINPQALNEMTIGNYPRKIDEYLAMGKPVVATHTETMQLFADYVSLCHDADGYITAIENILSQPENPEVIAGRKTFALSHTWANSVALMSSHYQSLVNQ; from the coding sequence ATGGAAGACAAGATGATCAGCGGGAAAGACATTGTTATAGTAGGATTACAATCCTGGGACATTACCATCGGCAGTAATTGCAAGAACATTGCAACCGAACTGGCGCGCCATAACAGGGTGCTGTACGTAAACCGTGCACCCGACAGAATTTCGTTGATCCGTTCCCGTAAGGACCCTAAAGTGCGGCATGCGGTAGACAGTCTCCGTAAAAAAACGGCCGACCTCCAACAGATCAGCGATACCATGTGGACGCTGGCGCCGCGCACCTTGCTGGAATCTGTTACCTGGATTCCTTTTACCGGTTTGTTTGATTACTGCAACCGGGTAAACAACCAGCGTATTGCCACAGAAATTAACAAAGCCACACAGCAATTGGGGTTCAGCGACATTATCCTGTTTACCGATAATGATTTTTTCCGGGCATTTTATTTACCGGAGATGTTACAAAATATATCCGGCTCCATTTATTATATCCGGGATAATCTCACCAGTCAGCCCTATTTCAAGAAACATGGCGGCCGTCTGGAACGGGCACTGATGAAGAAGTCCACGATGGTAGCAGCTAATTCTGCCTACCTCGCCAATTATGCCCGGCAATATAATCCGGCGTCTTTTGACATTGGACAAGGATGTGACTTTGATTACCTGCCGGCTGTTTCCCCTTCCCGTACACCGGATAGTATTGCTCATTATCCGCCACCGGTAATCGGATATGTAGGTGCACTGACTGCTACCCGCCTCAGTATTCCTATCCTGGAACAGATCGCCACCCAGCGGCCTGCCTGGAATATTGTACTCGTAGGGCCGGAAGACGATGCCTTTAAAAACAGTTCCCTGCACCAGCTGCCCAATGTACATTTCATAGGTAGCAAAGCACCAGCCGTACTACCGGCCTACATCGCCACGTTCGATGTCTGCATCAACCCGCAGGCATTAAACGAAATGACGATTGGTAATTATCCCCGGAAGATTGATGAGTACCTGGCCATGGGTAAACCCGTAGTGGCTACCCATACAGAAACCATGCAGCTCTTTGCCGATTATGTAAGCCTTTGCCACGATGCCGACGGATACATTACAGCCATCGAAAATATTCTTTCGCAACCGGAAAATCCGGAAGTGATTGCGGGCAGAAAAACATTTGCACTGTCACATACCTGGGCCAACAGCGTGGCGCTGATGAGCAGCCACTATCAATCCCTCGTAAACCAATAA
- a CDS encoding lipopolysaccharide biosynthesis protein — translation MSDQKYTYWLKSGIFSGMQKVAVLLFGIGSVLILTRTLSKPDMGVWNLFLAYTGLIEIVRQSLIKNAVIKYINSTQPTLHAAIQGAALTMNIMITVVIGLLIACFIAPLSRVLQAPALSDVMYLFLPGLLMLIPFSHFEWIQNANADFRGVFWAYLTRQGISFCCIVADLLLTGHVSLTALILYFNIGLFAGMVVSGFFAARFLHRTMQYDRFWIRRLWHYGKFVFGTNISSSLFRNTDQFIISSCISTSAVALYSVCLRISNLIDVPSQVLGDILFPKSARMMESGNMEKVRFYYEKAVGSILAIAVPVSIVIFTFPKLIIGIIAGAGYTEASVLLQITVLYGLFLPFIKQFGTIMDSIGQPRTNFIVMTITAVLNIGICLFFTTRFGVQGTAYGMMVSYGICFIITQTILYRKLQVSIGRVCRYMLLFYPDMLSVFQERFLLKWKTR, via the coding sequence ATGAGCGATCAGAAATATACATATTGGTTAAAGTCAGGCATTTTCAGCGGTATGCAGAAGGTGGCAGTTTTACTTTTCGGTATCGGCAGCGTATTAATACTCACCCGTACCCTCAGTAAACCGGATATGGGTGTCTGGAACCTGTTCCTGGCTTACACCGGCTTAATTGAAATCGTACGGCAGTCATTGATCAAAAATGCGGTCATCAAATATATCAACAGTACACAACCTACTTTACACGCAGCCATACAAGGGGCAGCGCTGACCATGAACATCATGATCACAGTAGTAATTGGTTTGCTGATTGCCTGTTTTATTGCGCCCCTGAGCCGCGTGTTGCAGGCCCCGGCATTAAGCGACGTGATGTACCTGTTTCTGCCGGGTTTACTGATGCTCATCCCCTTTTCTCATTTTGAGTGGATACAAAATGCCAACGCAGATTTCCGGGGGGTGTTCTGGGCTTATCTCACCCGCCAGGGTATATCATTCTGCTGCATCGTGGCAGACCTGCTGCTAACCGGCCATGTTTCCCTCACGGCACTGATTCTCTATTTCAATATAGGGTTGTTTGCCGGCATGGTGGTATCCGGTTTTTTCGCCGCCAGATTCCTGCACCGTACTATGCAGTATGACCGCTTCTGGATCAGAAGACTCTGGCACTACGGCAAGTTTGTATTTGGTACCAACATCAGCTCTTCCCTGTTCCGGAATACCGACCAGTTTATTATCTCCTCTTGTATTTCCACTTCCGCAGTCGCGCTGTACAGTGTATGCCTGCGGATATCCAACCTGATAGATGTACCATCACAGGTATTGGGAGATATCCTGTTTCCCAAAAGTGCCCGGATGATGGAAAGCGGCAATATGGAAAAAGTGCGGTTCTATTATGAGAAAGCAGTAGGCAGCATATTGGCGATTGCCGTACCGGTAAGCATTGTCATCTTTACTTTCCCAAAACTGATTATCGGCATCATCGCAGGGGCAGGCTATACCGAAGCCAGTGTATTGTTACAGATCACTGTATTGTACGGATTATTCCTGCCTTTTATCAAACAGTTTGGCACTATTATGGATTCCATCGGCCAGCCACGCACCAACTTTATAGTAATGACCATTACCGCTGTACTGAACATTGGTATCTGTCTGTTTTTTACTACCCGGTTCGGCGTACAAGGTACCGCCTATGGCATGATGGTATCCTATGGAATATGCTTCATTATAACACAGACCATCCTTTATAGAAAATTACAGGTTAGTATAGGGCGCGTATGTCGTTACATGCTGCTCTTCTATCCTGATATGTTATCAGTATTTCAGGAGCGATTCCTGTTAAAATGGAAGACAAGATGA